Proteins co-encoded in one Seriola aureovittata isolate HTS-2021-v1 ecotype China chromosome 1, ASM2101889v1, whole genome shotgun sequence genomic window:
- the irx3a gene encoding iroquois-class homeodomain protein IRX-3a isoform X2: protein MSFPQLGYQYIRPIYPPERQGIASNARAGTELSPSGALSNVLSTMYGSPFAAAAQGYGAFLPYSNDISIFNQLGAQYELKDSPGVQHPGFAHHHPAFYPYGQYQFGDPSRPKNATRESTSTLKAWLSEHRKNPYPTKGEKIMLAIITKMTLTQVSTWFANARRRLKKENKMTWAPRNRTDEEGNVYSSDHEGEEGDKREDEEEIDLENIDTENIENKDDLDDQDDLHSDIKLDGRSDSEISDGYEDLQGPDQRFLKAVGKDGKDVERGGEHFHSHHHHHHHSSLDIKASQPNGEQLKLNPVSVSSPPSENNPAPAQKPKIWSLAETATAPDNPRKSPQMNGSNSAGPAAQTIIAPHRLISSCPVGKIQNWTNRTFSAHQLALLNSNHYLGLANQATATGLALYSSRQTEDKSHSSETPFKRDLSALDAEEKLLKTAFHPVQR from the exons ATGTCTTTCCCTCAGCTGGGATATCAGTACATCCGACCGATATACCCGCCGGAGCGCCAGGGGATCGCCAGCAATGCCCGGGCCGGGACAGAGCTCAGTCCGTCCGGCGCACTCTCCAACGTCCTCTCCACTATGTATGGATCTCCTTTCGCCGCGGCAGCGCAGGGCTATGGAGCGTTTCTCCCCTACTCTAACGATATATCCATTTTCAACCAATTG GGTGCTCAGTATGAACTGAAAGACAGTCCCGGTGTCCAGCACCCAGGGTTTGCCCACCATCACCCTGCTTTTTACCCATATGGCCAGTATCAGTTCGGTGACCCGTCCAGACCCAAAAACGCCACCAGGGAGAGCACCAGCACCCTGAAGGCCTGGCTCAGTGAGCACCGCAAGAACCCCTACCCAACCAAGGGCGAGAAGATCATGCTGGCCATCATCACCAAAATGACCCTCACCCAGGTGTCCACCTGGTTCGCCAACGCCAGGAGGAGGctaaagaaagagaacaagatGACCTGGGCCCCCCGGAACCGCACCGACGAAGAGGGAAATGTTTACAGCAGCGATCacgagggggaggagggggacaagagggaggacgaggaggagatcGACTTGGAGAACATCGACACGGAAAATATTGAGAACAAGGACGACTTGGACGACCAGGACGACCTGCATTCAGATATTAAACTAGACGGGAGGAGTGACTCAGAGATTTCTGACGGCTATGAGGATTTACAAGGGCCCGACCAGAGGTTTCTAAAGGCTGTGGGGAAAGATGGCAAAGacgtggagagaggaggagagcacttccacagccaccaccaccaccatcaccactcTTCATTGGACATCAAAGCGTCCCAACCAAACGGGGAACAGCTCAAACTGAACCCGGTCTCCGTTAGCTCGCCGCCCTCAGAAAACAACCCTGCGCCAGCCCAAAAGCCAAAGATCTGGTCTTTGGCAGAGACAGCCACGGCCCCTGACAATCCGCGCAAATCGCCACAAATGAACGGCAGCAACTCCGCAGGGCCGGCCGCCCAGACCATAATAGCCCCTCACAGACTCATCTCTTCTTGTCCCGTTGGGAAAATCCAGAACTGGACGAACCGAACCTTCTCGGCGCATCAGCTGGCTTTACTGAACTCAAATCATTATCTGGGACTGGCAAACCAGGCCACTGCCACCGGCCTGGCCCTCTACAGCAGCAGGCAAACGGAGGACAAGAGTCATAGTTCAGAGACTCCA TTTAAGAGGGATCTTAGTGCCTTGGATGCAGAAGAGAAGTTGTTAAAAACAGCTTTCCACCCAGTTCAAAGATAG
- the irx3a gene encoding iroquois-class homeodomain protein IRX-3a isoform X1 produces MSFPQLGYQYIRPIYPPERQGIASNARAGTELSPSGALSNVLSTMYGSPFAAAAQGYGAFLPYSNDISIFNQLGAQYELKDSPGVQHPGFAHHHPAFYPYGQYQFGDPSRPKNATRESTSTLKAWLSEHRKNPYPTKGEKIMLAIITKMTLTQVSTWFANARRRLKKENKMTWAPRNRTDEEGNVYSSDHEGEEGDKREDEEEIDLENIDTENIENKDDLDDQDDLHSDIKLDGRSDSEISDGYEDLQGPDQRFLKAVGKDGKDVERGGEHFHSHHHHHHHSSLDIKASQPNGEQLKLNPVSVSSPPSENNPAPAQKPKIWSLAETATAPDNPRKSPQMNGSNSAGPAAQTIIAPHRLISSCPVGKIQNWTNRTFSAHQLALLNSNHYLGLANQATATGLALYSSRQTEDKSHSSETPVTGTCPRH; encoded by the exons ATGTCTTTCCCTCAGCTGGGATATCAGTACATCCGACCGATATACCCGCCGGAGCGCCAGGGGATCGCCAGCAATGCCCGGGCCGGGACAGAGCTCAGTCCGTCCGGCGCACTCTCCAACGTCCTCTCCACTATGTATGGATCTCCTTTCGCCGCGGCAGCGCAGGGCTATGGAGCGTTTCTCCCCTACTCTAACGATATATCCATTTTCAACCAATTG GGTGCTCAGTATGAACTGAAAGACAGTCCCGGTGTCCAGCACCCAGGGTTTGCCCACCATCACCCTGCTTTTTACCCATATGGCCAGTATCAGTTCGGTGACCCGTCCAGACCCAAAAACGCCACCAGGGAGAGCACCAGCACCCTGAAGGCCTGGCTCAGTGAGCACCGCAAGAACCCCTACCCAACCAAGGGCGAGAAGATCATGCTGGCCATCATCACCAAAATGACCCTCACCCAGGTGTCCACCTGGTTCGCCAACGCCAGGAGGAGGctaaagaaagagaacaagatGACCTGGGCCCCCCGGAACCGCACCGACGAAGAGGGAAATGTTTACAGCAGCGATCacgagggggaggagggggacaagagggaggacgaggaggagatcGACTTGGAGAACATCGACACGGAAAATATTGAGAACAAGGACGACTTGGACGACCAGGACGACCTGCATTCAGATATTAAACTAGACGGGAGGAGTGACTCAGAGATTTCTGACGGCTATGAGGATTTACAAGGGCCCGACCAGAGGTTTCTAAAGGCTGTGGGGAAAGATGGCAAAGacgtggagagaggaggagagcacttccacagccaccaccaccaccatcaccactcTTCATTGGACATCAAAGCGTCCCAACCAAACGGGGAACAGCTCAAACTGAACCCGGTCTCCGTTAGCTCGCCGCCCTCAGAAAACAACCCTGCGCCAGCCCAAAAGCCAAAGATCTGGTCTTTGGCAGAGACAGCCACGGCCCCTGACAATCCGCGCAAATCGCCACAAATGAACGGCAGCAACTCCGCAGGGCCGGCCGCCCAGACCATAATAGCCCCTCACAGACTCATCTCTTCTTGTCCCGTTGGGAAAATCCAGAACTGGACGAACCGAACCTTCTCGGCGCATCAGCTGGCTTTACTGAACTCAAATCATTATCTGGGACTGGCAAACCAGGCCACTGCCACCGGCCTGGCCCTCTACAGCAGCAGGCAAACGGAGGACAAGAGTCATAGTTCAGAGACTCCAGTCACAGGTACATGTCCCCGACACTGA